The Listeria welshimeri serovar 6b str. SLCC5334 genome has a window encoding:
- a CDS encoding FeoB-associated Cys-rich membrane protein, whose product MSIIVNLLLGGAIFGYTIYAIIQFVKRSKQGKCGGCELEKACNCESDEYTNVDHIFK is encoded by the coding sequence ATGAGTATTATTGTTAATTTACTACTTGGCGGAGCAATTTTTGGGTATACCATTTATGCCATCATACAATTTGTAAAACGTAGCAAACAAGGAAAATGTGGCGGTTGCGAACTTGAAAAAGCCTGTAACTGCGAATCAGATGAGTATACAAATGTAGATCATATATTTAAATAA
- a CDS encoding metallophosphoesterase: protein MSLKMKWIIALIIITLLLVIGWFCGTRLTVKKYEVSSAKVEKEIQLVQISDLHYSEFGNKNKKLLEKVTELNPDVIAITGDLFDRQGDSVPKSLIKKLTKIAPVYYSPGNHEYDIKGAYEDDYKPFLEDVGAINLEDKTATIDVRGQKFQLSGLRSSANLTYDYPYYEEGLAEIKMQQDPKYYQVLLSHMPDYFELYVDNGFDLTLSGHTHGGIVRIPFTNIGAIAPGPQRTILPKYVYGQHTKDGKTMIISAGLGAGSFHQKAFPRLGNPYEIVAVTIKPGTK, encoded by the coding sequence ATGTCTTTAAAAATGAAATGGATTATTGCGCTAATTATTATTACGCTTTTACTGGTTATTGGATGGTTCTGTGGGACTAGATTAACCGTAAAGAAATATGAAGTAAGTTCAGCTAAGGTTGAAAAAGAAATACAATTAGTGCAAATATCTGATTTGCATTATAGCGAATTTGGTAATAAAAATAAAAAGCTATTAGAAAAAGTGACAGAGCTGAATCCTGACGTAATTGCAATCACTGGGGATCTTTTTGATAGGCAAGGAGATAGTGTTCCGAAATCACTTATTAAGAAGTTAACGAAGATAGCGCCAGTTTATTATTCGCCAGGAAACCATGAATATGACATTAAAGGTGCTTATGAAGATGACTACAAGCCTTTTTTAGAAGATGTCGGTGCTATTAACTTAGAAGATAAAACAGCCACTATCGACGTTAGAGGGCAGAAATTTCAGTTGTCTGGTTTGCGAAGTAGTGCGAATTTGACTTATGACTATCCTTATTATGAAGAAGGCTTAGCCGAGATAAAAATGCAGCAAGATCCAAAATATTATCAAGTTCTTTTATCACATATGCCGGATTATTTTGAGCTATATGTGGATAATGGATTTGATTTAACCTTAAGTGGACATACACATGGTGGAATTGTGCGAATTCCATTTACGAATATAGGTGCGATTGCTCCTGGACCACAACGAACTATTTTGCCTAAATATGTATATGGTCAGCATACAAAAGATGGTAAAACAATGATTATTTCAGCAGGTCTTGGCGCGGGTAGTTTTCATCAAAAAGCTTTTCCTCGGTTAGGGAATCCATATGAAATTGTGGCAGTGACGATTAAACCGGGAACGAAATAA
- the manA gene encoding mannose-6-phosphate isomerase, class I, with the protein MTEALFLNPVFQDRIWGGTKLHDYFGYDIPSDTTGEDWAISAHPNGPSVIKNGEFKGKTLAELWEEKPALFGNPKEAVFPLLTKILDANTDLSVQVHPNDEYAKVHENGELGKTECWYIIDCEPGAELIYGHKAVSRAEFSSWAKNGEWDKLLRKVTIKPGEFYYVPSGTIHALGTGTLVLETQQSSDTTYRVYDYDRKDADGNLRELHLDKAIDVTTAPHVDAKLDIQTETHGGLTETTFVSNDFFSVYKWEVDGKAEFAAKAPYTLVSILDGEAELTIDGTKQSIKKGDHFILPNDVKTWEIEGKMTAIVSNPPVK; encoded by the coding sequence ATGACAGAAGCATTATTTTTAAACCCTGTTTTTCAAGACAGAATTTGGGGTGGAACGAAACTACATGATTACTTTGGCTACGATATCCCGTCTGATACTACTGGAGAAGACTGGGCGATTTCCGCTCATCCAAATGGTCCTTCCGTAATTAAAAATGGAGAATTTAAAGGTAAAACATTAGCAGAATTATGGGAAGAAAAACCAGCGCTTTTTGGTAATCCTAAAGAAGCTGTTTTCCCATTACTTACAAAAATTTTGGATGCAAATACCGATCTTTCTGTTCAAGTTCATCCAAATGACGAATACGCTAAAGTGCATGAAAATGGGGAACTTGGAAAAACAGAATGTTGGTATATTATTGACTGCGAACCAGGGGCAGAATTAATTTATGGTCATAAAGCGGTGAGCAGAGCAGAATTTTCTAGCTGGGCGAAAAACGGTGAATGGGATAAATTGCTTCGTAAAGTAACAATTAAACCAGGTGAATTCTATTATGTTCCGAGTGGTACGATTCATGCGTTAGGTACTGGGACTTTGGTTCTTGAAACACAACAAAGTTCTGATACAACTTATCGCGTATATGACTACGACCGTAAAGATGCAGATGGAAACTTGCGTGAACTTCATTTAGATAAGGCAATTGACGTTACGACTGCTCCACATGTAGATGCGAAATTAGATATTCAAACAGAAACGCATGGCGGCCTAACTGAAACAACTTTTGTATCGAATGACTTCTTTAGCGTTTATAAATGGGAAGTGGATGGCAAGGCTGAATTTGCGGCAAAAGCGCCTTACACATTAGTGAGTATTTTAGACGGAGAAGCCGAACTGACTATTGATGGAACAAAACAATCCATTAAAAAAGGCGATCATTTTATATTACCAAATGATGTAAAAACTTGGGAAATTGAAGGGAAAATGACAGCAATTGTGTCAAATCCTCCTGTAAAATAA
- a CDS encoding NADPH-dependent oxidoreductase gives MNDTIKLLRNHRSFRKYKKGIEIPEEQLDAIIRAAQAAPSWINGQHYSIIAIKDQERKNKMAELCGNQPYIAECSVFLCFVADFHRVKVASEMHGKSFQIAGEADLLMVAATDIGLCMQNALTAAESLDYGTICIGGLRRNITATSEFLDLPEFVMPVVGLCVGVPDVEAPVKPRLPKEAVYFEETYQTDVMPLLETYDQEIIPFSKREGFVSYTERLAKFYDKPYYSNLTEQIKERGFLGGK, from the coding sequence ATGAATGACACAATCAAATTACTTAGAAACCATCGTTCTTTTCGGAAATATAAAAAAGGGATAGAAATACCAGAAGAACAATTAGATGCTATTATTCGAGCAGCCCAAGCAGCGCCTTCATGGATTAATGGTCAACATTATTCTATTATTGCGATTAAAGACCAAGAACGAAAAAATAAAATGGCAGAGCTTTGCGGTAATCAACCATACATAGCAGAATGTTCCGTATTTCTATGTTTTGTAGCGGATTTTCACCGGGTTAAAGTAGCAAGTGAAATGCACGGAAAAAGTTTTCAAATAGCTGGAGAAGCAGATTTACTTATGGTTGCAGCAACGGATATTGGACTTTGTATGCAAAATGCTTTAACCGCAGCTGAATCCCTTGATTACGGGACAATTTGTATTGGTGGTTTGCGCAGAAATATTACTGCCACTTCTGAGTTCCTTGATTTACCTGAATTTGTCATGCCAGTGGTCGGACTTTGTGTAGGAGTTCCAGATGTTGAAGCACCTGTGAAACCTCGTTTACCTAAAGAAGCTGTTTATTTTGAAGAAACTTATCAAACGGACGTTATGCCTTTATTAGAAACATATGATCAAGAAATTATTCCGTTTTCCAAACGAGAAGGTTTTGTTTCTTATACCGAACGTTTAGCGAAATTTTATGATAAACCGTATTATTCGAACTTAACCGAACAAATAAAAGAAAGAGGCTTTTTGGGCGGAAAATAA
- a CDS encoding helix-turn-helix domain-containing protein — protein sequence MRQQQIDFKWLEENFFTTNEAATYLGISKQALLSLAKRDVLPYTKKGNMVLFHRLDIELRLESQQSLRKKYRPFET from the coding sequence GTGCGCCAACAACAAATAGATTTTAAATGGCTAGAAGAAAATTTCTTCACAACAAATGAGGCCGCGACTTACTTAGGCATATCTAAGCAAGCACTCCTTTCCTTAGCAAAACGAGATGTCCTTCCTTACACAAAAAAAGGAAATATGGTTCTTTTTCACCGGCTTGATATTGAACTTCGATTAGAAAGTCAACAAAGCTTACGTAAAAAATACCGTCCTTTTGAAACATGA